The Vicinamibacterales bacterium DNA window CACGCTGCAAGTGCCGCCGGACGGCATCCTGCGCTTCACCAGCTTCACCGTGAACGGCGGCTTCAACCTGAATTTTGCGCGCAACGCCGCCAACTCCCCCGTGACGATTCTCGTCGCGGGCGATGTGCTCCTGCGCGGCGCCAACGGCTGCTGTCAGACCTTCATCGTGTCCGGTTCGAGCGGGTCGTCGGGGTCCGGTTCGGGTATCGCCGGCGTCGGCGGCCTTGGCGGGCCGGGCGGCTTTCGCGGCGGCGACGCGGCGGCGGAATCGATCAACGGCTTCACCACGGGCGGTACCGGTTTCGGTCCGGGCGGCGGCGCCGGTGCGTCGACATCGGCTGTCGCCGGCGGCGGAACGTTCTTCGGCGCGCCGGAGCTGACACCCCTGCTCGGCGCGTCGGGCGGCGGCGGCGGCACCGGCTTCAGCGGGGCGACGAACTGCACGGGCGGCGGCGGCGGGGGGGGCGGCGGCGGTCTGCTGATCGTCGCAAACGGCACGCTGACCGTGCAGAACCTTCAGGTCTTCGCCGACGGGGGCGGCGGCGGCAGTGTCGGCAACGGCTCCTGCACGCACGGCGGCGGCGGCGGCAGCGGCGGCGCGATCCGAATCGTGGCGCGGTCGTTCGTCGACGCTGGCAACGGCCAGTTCTACGCGCGCGGCGGCGGCGGTGGATTCGACTCGCCGGCCGGCACCGACGGACGGATCCGTCTGGAGGCGACGGACACGACAGCGGGTACGATGTTCCTCACACAGCCGTCGGCTGCGCGGGTCACCGGCCCGACGCCGCTCGGCGCCGTGATCACGCCGAGTGTGCGCATCACCGGCGTGGGCGGCCAGCCGCCGCCCACGATTCCGCAGGGCACCTTCGGCAGCATCGACCTGCTGCTGCCGTCGCCGGGGCTCACCGGCATCGACGTCGCCACCAGCGGCGTACCAAGCGGCACCGGCGTGCTGGTCACCGTCAAGCCGCGTCTGGGCGGCAACCCTCTGACCGTGACGATTCCGCTCAACAACTGCAGCGCGGCCGGCGAGTGCCTGGGCACCGCGAGTTTCACGCTCGCAGCAGGGGCATACGTAGTCGAGGCGCGGGCCACGTTCGAGGTGCAGTGATGTAGAGTGCGAGGATGATTTCCCGCATCGTCGCCGTTCTGTGCCTGCTTGCGCCCGCCACGCTGGCGGGGCAGCAGGCGAGCTCGCCCGCGCCGGCCAGCAGTCAGCTCAAGTCCGTCGTCCCACGGGCAATCCGGCGCGACGTGCCGTTGACCAACGCAATCCGCCGCGCCCTCGACGCCGGCACCCGCGACCTGACCGGAAAGCCCGGGCCCAACTACTGGCAGCAGCAGGTCGACTACTCGATCGACGCCAAGCTCGATCCCGCCACCGATACGATCACCGGCAGCGAAACCATCACCCTGCACAACAACAGCCCGCAGGAGCTGAACGAAATCGTCCTGCGGCTGGATCACAACATCTTTCGTGGGCTGGTCCAGCGCGGCGCGTCACTGCCGGCCGAGAACACCGATGGGATGGTGATCACCCGGCTTGTCGTCGACGGCAATCCCGTCGATCTGGCCACGCCGGCGCCGGCCGGCGGCGGCCGACGCGGCGGCGCACCGCCCCGCCGGCTCTCGGCGTCGGGGCTGGACCAAACCGTAGCGCACGTCTTCCCCGCCTCGCCGATAGCAGCCAAGACAACTTCCACGCTCACGATCGATTGGCACACGATGCTTCCCGGCGGCCCAGGCCGCGGCCATCGCATGACGCAGCGCTGGGATCACATGCTCTATCAGCCGACGCAGTGGTATCCGCGCGTCGCCGTCTACGACGATCTGCGCGGCTGGGACACGATGCCGTACCTCGGACCGGCGGAGTTCTACAACAACTTCGGCCGCTTCGACGTTCGCATCGACGTGCCGGGCGGCTGGATCGTCACCGGCACCGGCGTGCTGCAGAACCCGCAGGAGGTCTACACCGACAAGGCGCGCGAGCGGCTGACCCACGTCCTCGAATCCGATCAGGTCATCACTATCGTCGGCGCCGACGAGAAGGGACCCGGCCAAGCGACGCAGCCGGGCGATCGCCTGACCTGGCACTTCGTCGCCGACAACGTCAACGACTTCGCATGGCTCACGGCGAGCGACCTCGAGCTGAAGGCGACGCGCGCGACGATTCCAGGCAAGGGACCGGTGCCGATCTATTTGGCGTTCCAGCCCGACCACGAGAGCGGCTACGCCAACGCGGGCCCGATCGCCCGTCACGCGCTCGAGTTCTACTCGAAGCTGTGGGCGCCGTACGCATTTCCACAGCTCACCGTGCAGGACGGTCCCGACAACGGCATGGAGTATCCGATGGTGATCAACTCCAACCAGGGGCCGGCCGATCACGAAACCGGCCATGAGTGGTGGCCGATGGTGGTCAGCAACAATGAGACGTGGTACGGCTGGATGGACGAGGGCTTCAACCAGTACATGAACATCCTTTCCGACGCCGACGCCAGGCACGTCGAGCCGAAACTCGACGGCCTCGGCCAGAGCTACGGTCGCGTGAGCGGCAACGAGGAAGAAGCGCCGATGATGTGGCCGGCCAACTACGCCGGGCCGATGTACAGCTTCCAGACCTATTCCAAAACGCCGCTGATGCTCTCGATGCTCGGCGGCATCGTCGGCGACGCCGAGGTGCAGCGCGCGCAGAGTGAATACGCCAAGGCGTGGGCGTTCAAGCACCCTTCGCCGTGGGACTACATTTTCTTCATGGACAAGGCGCTCGGCCGCGATCTGCAGTGGTTCTGGTACTACTGGCTGTGGACCACCGAGTCGGTCGACGGCTCGATCGTCAGCGTGACGCCCAACGGCGGCAAGACGATCGTCACTGTCCGCCAGGACGGCCAGATGCCCTCGCCGGTGG harbors:
- a CDS encoding M1 family metallopeptidase, with the protein product MISRIVAVLCLLAPATLAGQQASSPAPASSQLKSVVPRAIRRDVPLTNAIRRALDAGTRDLTGKPGPNYWQQQVDYSIDAKLDPATDTITGSETITLHNNSPQELNEIVLRLDHNIFRGLVQRGASLPAENTDGMVITRLVVDGNPVDLATPAPAGGGRRGGAPPRRLSASGLDQTVAHVFPASPIAAKTTSTLTIDWHTMLPGGPGRGHRMTQRWDHMLYQPTQWYPRVAVYDDLRGWDTMPYLGPAEFYNNFGRFDVRIDVPGGWIVTGTGVLQNPQEVYTDKARERLTHVLESDQVITIVGADEKGPGQATQPGDRLTWHFVADNVNDFAWLTASDLELKATRATIPGKGPVPIYLAFQPDHESGYANAGPIARHALEFYSKLWAPYAFPQLTVQDGPDNGMEYPMVINSNQGPADHETGHEWWPMVVSNNETWYGWMDEGFNQYMNILSDADARHVEPKLDGLGQSYGRVSGNEEEAPMMWPANYAGPMYSFQTYSKTPLMLSMLGGIVGDAEVQRAQSEYAKAWAFKHPSPWDYIFFMDKALGRDLQWFWYYWLWTTESVDGSIVSVTPNGGKTIVTVRQDGQMPSPVVLKVTLAASGPAVKPMANAKMLDATTAIVSYPVDVWFIGNRTFQATLDFGGRGVESITLDPDGRFPDRDPSDNVWPRK